The genomic stretch GTATTTCCTGTCACAGCGATATAGAGAATATACCACATAAGAAAAATTTAAAACCTGTAAAGTGCTTAAATTGTCATGGTAAAGAAGAAGAAATGTTATCAAAATCTATACATAGCAATGTTTTTGATGACCTCTCTAGAATGTGTAAAGAGTGTCATGGCAGTCACAATATATACAAAAAGGATGATATAAATTCTACTATTAATCCAATGAATCTTCCAAATACATGCTCAAAATGTCATCAAGATGAAAAGTTTGTAGCAGATCATAAATTGCCATCTACTGAATTTATAAAAGATTTTAAAGGTAGTGTGCATGGAAAGGCACTATCTAAATCAGGCTTGATTGTTTCTGCAACTTGTTCCAGTTGTCATGGGTATCACCTAATTTTGTCACCTAAAGATGACAACTCAACTATTAATAGAAAAAATGTGACAAATACATGTGGTAAATGCCATTTAGGTATTTTAAAAAGATATAATAGTAGTATCCATAGAGAAGCTTTGGTAAAGGGTAATAAAAATGCACCTGTTTGTACAACCTGCCATAGTTCGCATCAGATAAAAGATATTGATAGATTAATGTTGACTCTTTTAGAGGAAAAAGAGTGTGGAGGTTGTCATATTGATAAAGCACCTTCATATGAAGATTCCTTTCATGGTAAGGCAACATCTCTAGGATTTGTCAGAGCAGCTCTTTGCTCTGATTGTCACAATCCACATTTAATATTACCTACTGATAATCCACGCTCAACGGTGAATAAAAATAATTTGAAAGAAACATGTGGTAAATGTCATAAAAACGCAACAGATGCTTTCATTAGTTTTATTGCCCATCCAGACCCTCATAATAAGGAAGCTAATCCCTTATTGTATTATATTTACTTATTTATGACTCTTCTATTAATTTCTGTATTTGGCTTTTTTGGAATACATGACATATTATGGCTTCAAAGGAGCATTGTAGCTCTTGTTAAAGGGGAATTAAAAAGGTTTAGCTATAAAGATAAGTGGGTAAAAAGATTTTCTAATGTAACTATATATACGCATTTAGCTATTATTATTAGTTTTTTAGGACTTGCTGCCACAGGAATACCTTTGAAATTTCACTATGCGGGTTGGGCGCAAACACTTGCTAACATATTTGGTGGCGTTGAGGTTGCACGTTTTGTTCATAGAGTGTGCGCTGTCATAACCTTTGGATATGGAGTTTCACATTTAATTTATTTAATCTATAAAATTATTATAAGGAAAGATCTTAGTTACTTAATTGGTCAAAACTCATTAGTACCAAGATTTAAAGATTTTGTGGATCTATACAATAATATTCGTTGGTTCTTCTACTTAGGCAAGAGGCCAGATATTGGACATTTTAATTATTGGGAAAAATTTGACTATTTTGCTGTTTTTTGGGGTATACCAGTTATTGGTTTTTCTGGTTTAATTTTGTGGTTTCCCGAATTTTTTGCACAGTTTTTGCCTGGTATAGCATTAAATATAGCTGCTATAGTCCATGGTGAGGAAGCTTTGCTAGCTATTGGCTTTATCTTTATGTTTCATTTTTTCCATACTCATTTAAGGCCAGAAAGCTTTCCGTTAGATACTGTTGTATTTTTGGGCAAACAACCCTTGGAAAGACTTAAAGATGAAAGACCAGAGGAATATGAGGAGCTTGTAAAAACAGGAAAGCTTGATGAGCTGATTGTTGAACCTCCTTCAGAGGATCTAATTAGGCTTTCAAAAATATTTGGATTCATCTTTTTGGGTATTGGATTAGCACTAATAATAGCAATTTTAATAACTTTTATTGTGTCAATTATATGATTAGGAGGTTAGAATGAGTGACGTTTTTGATGTTATTGTTTTAGGGTCTGGATTGGCAGGAATGAGGGCTGCCTTACAGATTGCAATGAAAAGTGATGGAAATGCAAGTATAGCACTAATCTCAAAAACACATATAATGAGACCCCATTCAGTGTGTGCAGAAGGGGGTACTGCTGCTGTTATGCATCCTGAAGAAGGTGATACCTTTGAGCTGCATGCATGGGATACTATTAAAGGTTCAGATTTTTTGGCTGATCAAGATGTTGTTATGAAATTCGCGACTACCATGCCTGAAGAAATTATATTTCTTGATCATCTAGGTATTCCTTGGTCACGTGATGAAAATGGAAAAATTGCATATAGACCTTTTGGGGGGCATAGTTGTAATAGAACAATTTATGCTGCTGACAAAACAGGTTTTTTTGAAGTTCAAACACTCTATGATAACCTATTTAAGTATAATTCTGTTAGTCTCTTCCATGATCATATGGCTTTAAAAATAGTTACAAAAAATAAGAGATTTGCAGGCCTTATTTGTTGGGATTTAAATGAAGGTATTTTAAGACAACTTAGAGGAAAATTTCTTATAATTGCTACTGGTGGATTTTGTAGGATTTTTGGTTTTACAACTTATTCAATAACATGTACTGGTGACGGGTCAGCTCTTGCTTTTGATGCAGGTTGTTCATTAAAAGATATGGAGTTTATACAGTTTCATCCAACTGGACTTGTTCCTTCTGGAGTATTAATTACTGAAGCAGCACGTGGTGAGGGAGGCTATTTGAGGAATAATAAGGGTGAACGATTTATGGAAAAATATGCACCATCAAAGATGGAATTAGCTCCAAGAGATATTGTGGCAAGAGCTGAAATGACGGAAATAGAGGAGGGTAGAGGTTATAAAAGGGATGATGGGTTAGATTACGTTTGTTTAGACCTAACCCATTTAGGGGCAGAAAAAATAAACGAAAGGCTTCCACTAATTAGAGAAGTTTCAATTAGATTTGCAGGAAAGGATCCAATAAAAGATTATATACCTATAAGGCCTGCTGCACATTATTCTATGGGTGGTATTCATACAGATATTAATGGTAAATGTGAGATTGAAGGTATATATGCAGCTGGTGAAGCAGCATGTGTTTCATTGCATGGTGCTAATAGATTAGGTTCAAACTCTACAGCAGAATGCTTAGTATGGGGCCATATTGTTGGAGACGAAATATCTAAAGCACTAAAAACTAAAGAAAAGCCGGTAGAACTTGATAGTAAGCTGTTAAAAGAAGTAGAGGATGAAATTTTTGTTAAACTTTTGAATAAGAATGGTTCTGAAAACCTGTATGAGATTAGAAATAAGTTAAGAGACTTAATGGATAAGAATGTGGGTGTTTTTAGAGATAGTGAAGATTTAGAAAAAGCAGATAAAACTATTAGGGAACTCACTGAACGTTACAATAATATAAAGATAGTAGATAAAAATAGAATTTATAATACCGATCTTATTACTGCAATTGAGCTAAAAACAATGTTGTTGTTGTCGAAAATGATAGTTATGGGCGCAATAAATAGAAAAGAATCGCGTGGTGGCCATGCAAGACGTGACTATCCGAAGAGGGATGATGAGAATTTTCTAAAACATACAATTTTCAGAAAAAAGGGTGATGAGGTGGAGATTGATTATTCACCAGTGAATATAAGTATGTGGAAACCTGTTGAAAGAAAATATTAATTTACATGGAGGGTAAAATGATGGAAGGAAGAACAAATACTTATAAAAATGATTTAGGTATTTGGGGTTTTGTATATGGTGGAAAATATACAATTGAGAGATATTTATATACTCTTCACAGAATAACAGGGCTTGGAATACTCCTTTATTTTATTTTACATATATTTGTTACATATTTAAGGGTTTATGGGGCTGAAACGTGGGAAAGCACAATGGCTGTGGTTGAAAATCCTATATTCAAGCTTGGTGAATATTTGGTGTTTATCGCATTTGTATTTCATGCCCTTAATGGTCTTAGACTTTTTTTTAATGAATTAGGTATTGGGCTTGGTGAGCCTGAACCTCCTATATTTCCTTTTTCTAACTCTATTGAAAAACACAGATATGTGGTATGGATAGTTGGTATAGTAGTTGTGTTGTTAGCTATTATATCTTTTTATGATTTTTTTATATACTAGGGAGGTAATTATGAATAGAGGTTTATTTTGGTTTTTACATATTTGTGCAGGAGTGGCATTAATAGTTCTTTTGGGTTTTCACATGATTTTAATGCATTTAACAGATATCATCTCCTTTATAACTTCCAGCCATGTTGAACCCTTACATTTTGAGTCAGTTTTAGAGAGAGGAAAAAGTGTATATTATTTTATATTTTATTTGCTATTATTATTAATTGGTTTATATCACGGATTATACGGCTTAAAGAATATTTTAGTTGAAATATTTTATTCAGATAAATCTAGTAGAATAACTAATGTAGCTATATGGATATTTGGGCTGATTTTATTGTTTGTAGGAAGTTTATCTACTATTAAATTTTTTATCGATTAGGAGGGAAAAATGGCTGAAATTGTTACGTTAAATATACAAAGATTTACGCCTGAAACAGATAAAAAACCTTATATCAAGAAATATGAGATTTCCTATAAGGAAGGGATGACAATATTAGATGCTTTGATAAAGGTCAAGGAGGAAATTGACGGGAGTTTATCTTTTAGAGCATCTTGTAGAATGGGTATATGTGGTAGTTGTGCAATGTTGGTAAATGGTTTCCCTCATTTGGCGTGTCATACCCAGGTTAAAGAATTAAACACCTTTACCTTTGTTATTAAACCGCTTCCTAATTTTGATATAGTAAAGGATTTGATAGTTGATTTAACCCCACTTTTTGATAGACATGAAAAAATACTACCTGGTATTATGCACAAAAAGCAAGTAAATAAGGATACCCCATTTTTACAATCCCACGAAGAGTTAAACAGATATTTACAGTTTAGTTATTGTGTTAAATGCGGTATTTGTCTTTCGGCTTGCCCAACTTGTGCCACAGATAAAAATTTTCTTGGGCCGCAGGCAACTACACAAGCCTATAG from Deferribacterota bacterium encodes the following:
- the sdhC gene encoding succinate dehydrogenase, cytochrome b556 subunit, which encodes MMEGRTNTYKNDLGIWGFVYGGKYTIERYLYTLHRITGLGILLYFILHIFVTYLRVYGAETWESTMAVVENPIFKLGEYLVFIAFVFHALNGLRLFFNELGIGLGEPEPPIFPFSNSIEKHRYVVWIVGIVVVLLAIISFYDFFIY
- a CDS encoding cytochrome c3 family protein — protein: MRRLIYYVVFFITLYPLIGICQSEQQCLNCHKYVEPKVDVKELNESVHKGLSCISCHSDIENIPHKKNLKPVKCLNCHGKEEEMLSKSIHSNVFDDLSRMCKECHGSHNIYKKDDINSTINPMNLPNTCSKCHQDEKFVADHKLPSTEFIKDFKGSVHGKALSKSGLIVSATCSSCHGYHLILSPKDDNSTINRKNVTNTCGKCHLGILKRYNSSIHREALVKGNKNAPVCTTCHSSHQIKDIDRLMLTLLEEKECGGCHIDKAPSYEDSFHGKATSLGFVRAALCSDCHNPHLILPTDNPRSTVNKNNLKETCGKCHKNATDAFISFIAHPDPHNKEANPLLYYIYLFMTLLLISVFGFFGIHDILWLQRSIVALVKGELKRFSYKDKWVKRFSNVTIYTHLAIIISFLGLAATGIPLKFHYAGWAQTLANIFGGVEVARFVHRVCAVITFGYGVSHLIYLIYKIIIRKDLSYLIGQNSLVPRFKDFVDLYNNIRWFFYLGKRPDIGHFNYWEKFDYFAVFWGIPVIGFSGLILWFPEFFAQFLPGIALNIAAIVHGEEALLAIGFIFMFHFFHTHLRPESFPLDTVVFLGKQPLERLKDERPEEYEELVKTGKLDELIVEPPSEDLIRLSKIFGFIFLGIGLALIIAILITFIVSII
- a CDS encoding succinate dehydrogenase/fumarate reductase flavoprotein subunit — protein: MSDVFDVIVLGSGLAGMRAALQIAMKSDGNASIALISKTHIMRPHSVCAEGGTAAVMHPEEGDTFELHAWDTIKGSDFLADQDVVMKFATTMPEEIIFLDHLGIPWSRDENGKIAYRPFGGHSCNRTIYAADKTGFFEVQTLYDNLFKYNSVSLFHDHMALKIVTKNKRFAGLICWDLNEGILRQLRGKFLIIATGGFCRIFGFTTYSITCTGDGSALAFDAGCSLKDMEFIQFHPTGLVPSGVLITEAARGEGGYLRNNKGERFMEKYAPSKMELAPRDIVARAEMTEIEEGRGYKRDDGLDYVCLDLTHLGAEKINERLPLIREVSIRFAGKDPIKDYIPIRPAAHYSMGGIHTDINGKCEIEGIYAAGEAACVSLHGANRLGSNSTAECLVWGHIVGDEISKALKTKEKPVELDSKLLKEVEDEIFVKLLNKNGSENLYEIRNKLRDLMDKNVGVFRDSEDLEKADKTIRELTERYNNIKIVDKNRIYNTDLITAIELKTMLLLSKMIVMGAINRKESRGGHARRDYPKRDDENFLKHTIFRKKGDEVEIDYSPVNISMWKPVERKY
- a CDS encoding succinate dehydrogenase iron-sulfur subunit, with product MAEIVTLNIQRFTPETDKKPYIKKYEISYKEGMTILDALIKVKEEIDGSLSFRASCRMGICGSCAMLVNGFPHLACHTQVKELNTFTFVIKPLPNFDIVKDLIVDLTPLFDRHEKILPGIMHKKQVNKDTPFLQSHEELNRYLQFSYCVKCGICLSACPTCATDKNFLGPQATTQAYRYSVDTRDEGLMERRQKVDNKHGIWHCHFAGACSIACPKGVDPALAIQRFKKLIISTYFKASKVKKATTYGPIDYTIKPKGEVPKAPERTVK